A DNA window from Deltaproteobacteria bacterium contains the following coding sequences:
- the rplE gene encoding 50S ribosomal protein L5, giving the protein MAPRLQERYRQEVVGKLSQEFGYKNVHQVPKVEKVVVNMGVGAATQNAKLLEKAVEELTAITGQKPLVRRARKSIANFKLRQGQAIGAMVTLRGDRMWEFLDRLLTVALPRVRDFKGVSAKAFDGRGNYTLGIREQIIFPEVNYDAVEKISGLNVTVCTTARNDAEGKALLGHLGMPFRQ; this is encoded by the coding sequence ATGGCTCCGCGACTGCAGGAGCGCTACCGGCAGGAAGTGGTGGGCAAGCTCTCCCAGGAGTTCGGGTACAAGAACGTCCACCAGGTGCCGAAGGTCGAGAAGGTGGTGGTGAACATGGGTGTCGGTGCGGCGACCCAGAACGCCAAGCTGCTCGAGAAGGCGGTCGAGGAGCTGACGGCGATCACCGGCCAGAAGCCGCTGGTGCGCCGGGCGCGCAAGTCGATCGCCAACTTCAAGCTGCGCCAGGGCCAGGCGATCGGTGCCATGGTCACCCTGCGCGGCGACCGGATGTGGGAGTTCCTCGACCGCCTGCTGACGGTCGCGCTCCCGCGTGTTCGTGACTTCAAGGGTGTGTCGGCGAAGGCCTTCGACGGCCGCGGCAACTACACGCTCGGGATCCGGGAGCAGATCATCTTCCCGGAGGTGAACTACGACGCGGTGGAGAAGATCTCGGGGCTCAACGTCACGGTCTGCACCACCGCCCGCAACGACGCCGAGGGCAAGGCGCTCCTGGGGCACCTGGGCATGCCCTTCCGGCAGTAG
- the rpsH gene encoding 30S ribosomal protein S8 → MMTDPIGDMLARIRNGAQARHKEVALPHSKVKLAIARVLAEAGFVGEVRAETREGLPVLVVGLRYGDDGRGVIDGLRRVSRPSRRVYVARDEIPRVRNGLGIAVLSTSKGVLSDSRAREAAVGGELLCEVW, encoded by the coding sequence ATGATGACCGACCCGATCGGCGACATGCTCGCCCGCATCCGCAACGGCGCGCAGGCACGCCACAAGGAGGTGGCGCTGCCGCACTCGAAGGTGAAGCTCGCGATCGCCCGGGTGCTGGCGGAGGCCGGCTTCGTCGGCGAGGTGCGCGCGGAGACGCGCGAGGGGCTGCCGGTGCTGGTGGTGGGCCTGCGCTACGGCGACGACGGGCGCGGCGTGATCGACGGCCTGCGCCGGGTGAGCCGCCCGAGCCGCCGCGTGTACGTGGCCCGGGACGAGATTCCGCGGGTCCGCAACGGACTCGGCATCGCCGTGCTCTCGACCTCGAAGGGCGTGCTCTCCGACAGCCGGGCCCGCGAGGCCGCGGTGGGCGGCGAGCTGCTCTGCGAGGT
- the rpsS gene encoding 30S ribosomal protein S19 yields MARSLKKGPFVDPGLQRKIDKAASSGAKQAIRTWSRRSMITPEMVGVTFQVHNGKLFVPVYVTENMVGHRLGEFAPTRKFTGHSSDRKVKKV; encoded by the coding sequence ATGGCGCGCTCTCTCAAGAAGGGACCGTTCGTCGATCCGGGCCTCCAGCGCAAGATCGACAAGGCCGCGAGCAGCGGCGCCAAGCAGGCGATCCGCACCTGGTCGCGGCGCTCGATGATCACGCCGGAGATGGTCGGAGTCACGTTCCAGGTCCACAACGGCAAGCTCTTCGTACCGGTGTACGTGACGGAGAACATGGTCGGGCATCGGCTCGGGGAGTTCGCGCCGACCCGGAAGTTCACCGGCCACTCGTCGGACCGGAAGGTCAAGAAGGTCTGA
- the rpsQ gene encoding 30S ribosomal protein S17, translating to MTERGQRRTLDGTVVSDKMDKTVVVRVERLVRDLHYEKYVRRYSRFMAHDPENACRVGDRVRIIEHRPLSKRKRWKVQATLQKATGV from the coding sequence ATGACCGAAAGAGGACAGCGAAGGACGCTGGACGGCACCGTCGTCAGCGACAAGATGGACAAGACCGTGGTGGTGAGGGTCGAGCGGCTGGTGCGCGACCTCCACTACGAGAAGTACGTGCGGCGCTACTCGCGCTTCATGGCGCACGACCCGGAGAACGCCTGCCGGGTCGGGGACCGGGTGCGGATCATCGAGCACCGGCCGCTGTCGAAGCGCAAGCGCTGGAAGGTCCAGGCGACCCTGCAGAAGGCCACCGGAGTCTGA
- the rpsC gene encoding 30S ribosomal protein S3, with translation MGQKVHPYGFRIGTLYGWQSNWFSERRYAPQLHEDVKIRRFIKKKLYHAGISKVVIERTGEKVVVNIHTARPGILIGKRGAEVDTLRKEVGALTAGEVFINIKEIRKAELDAQLVAENVAMQLERRVAFRRAMKKAVTATMKFGAQGVRIQAAGRLGGAEMGRCEWYREGRVPLHTLRADIDYGLAEAKTTYGVIGVKCWIFKGDLADKELRRGTLATRLAEEGR, from the coding sequence ATGGGACAGAAGGTCCACCCGTACGGTTTCCGGATCGGTACGCTCTACGGCTGGCAGTCGAACTGGTTCTCGGAGCGGCGCTACGCGCCCCAGCTCCACGAGGACGTGAAGATCCGGCGCTTCATCAAGAAGAAGCTCTACCACGCCGGCATCTCGAAGGTGGTGATCGAGCGTACCGGCGAGAAGGTGGTGGTGAACATCCACACCGCGCGGCCCGGCATCCTGATCGGCAAGCGCGGCGCCGAGGTGGACACGCTCCGCAAGGAGGTCGGCGCCCTCACCGCCGGCGAGGTGTTCATCAACATCAAGGAGATCCGCAAGGCCGAGCTCGACGCGCAGCTGGTCGCGGAGAACGTGGCGATGCAGCTCGAGCGCCGCGTGGCCTTCCGGCGCGCGATGAAGAAGGCCGTGACCGCGACCATGAAGTTCGGCGCCCAGGGCGTGCGCATCCAGGCGGCCGGACGGCTGGGCGGCGCCGAGATGGGCCGCTGCGAGTGGTACCGCGAGGGCCGCGTGCCCCTGCACACGCTGCGCGCCGACATCGACTACGGGCTGGCCGAGGCGAAGACCACCTACGGCGTGATCGGCGTGAAGTGCTGGATCTTCAAGGGCGACCTGGCAGACAAGGAGCTGCGCCGCGGCACGCTCGCCACGCGCCTCGCGGAAGAGGGACGGTAG
- the rplV gene encoding 50S ribosomal protein L22, producing MVTAKLRGVRGSARKARLVADLIRGKGVEEALHILAQTPRRASAPMAKLLRSALANAEQANEREKRGIDVDSLVVREVRVDEGPSSWRIRPRAQGRAYWIQKRSSHYTLVLGER from the coding sequence ATGGTGACGGCGAAGCTCAGGGGCGTGCGCGGGAGCGCCCGCAAGGCGCGGCTGGTGGCGGACCTGATCCGCGGCAAGGGCGTCGAGGAGGCTCTGCACATCCTCGCCCAGACCCCGCGCCGCGCGTCGGCGCCGATGGCGAAGCTGCTGCGCTCGGCGCTGGCGAACGCGGAGCAGGCCAACGAGCGCGAGAAGCGCGGCATCGACGTGGACAGCCTGGTGGTCCGCGAGGTGCGCGTGGACGAGGGCCCCAGCTCGTGGCGCATCCGCCCGCGCGCACAGGGACGCGCCTATTGGATCCAGAAGCGGTCGAGCCACTACACGCTCGTCCTCGGGGAGCGCTGA
- the rpmC gene encoding 50S ribosomal protein L29, whose amino-acid sequence MKASELRELTLEELRAKEEQLRREHFTAKVKHATGQLENTARLRLLRRDIARVETVLRARAGASR is encoded by the coding sequence ATGAAGGCGTCGGAGCTGCGCGAGCTGACGCTGGAGGAGCTGCGCGCCAAGGAGGAGCAGCTGCGCCGCGAGCACTTCACCGCCAAGGTGAAGCACGCCACCGGCCAGCTCGAGAACACGGCCAGACTGCGACTGCTGCGCCGCGACATCGCGCGGGTCGAGACCGTCCTGCGCGCGAGGGCTGGAGCGAGCCGATGA
- the rplB gene encoding 50S ribosomal protein L2, translated as MPVKVYKPTSPGRRQMSVLDFSDLTKKAPEKSLLGGRTRQQGGRNGAGNVTVRFQGGGHKRRYRIIDWKRNKDGIPARVAALEYDPNRSAQIALLHYADGEKRYILAPVGLRVGDPVMSGPEADIRPGNAMPLANIPLGSVVHNVELKPGRGAQMVRAAGVGAQLMAREAGMATLRMPSGEQRYVRVQCTATIGQVGNVDHENVSLGKAGRSRWKGRMPHNRGVTMNPVDHPMGGGEGRSSGGRHPCTPWGVPTKGHKTRKNQRTDKLIVKRRGKGR; from the coding sequence ATGCCGGTCAAGGTCTACAAGCCGACGTCCCCCGGCCGGCGCCAGATGAGCGTGCTGGACTTCTCGGACCTGACGAAGAAGGCGCCGGAGAAGTCCCTGCTCGGCGGGCGCACGCGCCAGCAGGGCGGCCGCAACGGTGCCGGGAACGTGACCGTGCGCTTCCAGGGCGGAGGCCACAAGCGCCGCTACCGGATCATCGACTGGAAGCGCAACAAGGACGGGATCCCGGCCCGGGTCGCCGCGCTCGAGTACGACCCGAACCGCTCGGCCCAGATCGCGCTCCTGCACTACGCCGACGGCGAGAAGCGCTACATCCTGGCACCCGTCGGGCTGCGGGTGGGCGATCCCGTGATGTCGGGCCCGGAGGCCGACATCCGGCCGGGCAACGCGATGCCGCTCGCGAACATCCCCCTCGGCTCCGTGGTCCACAACGTCGAGCTCAAGCCCGGGCGCGGCGCGCAGATGGTGCGTGCCGCCGGGGTGGGCGCGCAGCTGATGGCACGCGAAGCGGGCATGGCGACGCTGCGCATGCCGAGCGGCGAGCAGCGCTACGTGCGTGTCCAGTGCACTGCGACGATCGGCCAGGTCGGCAACGTCGACCACGAGAACGTGAGCCTCGGCAAGGCCGGCCGCTCGCGCTGGAAGGGCCGGATGCCGCACAACCGCGGCGTCACCATGAACCCCGTCGACCATCCGATGGGTGGCGGCGAGGGCCGGTCCTCGGGCGGCCGCCACCCGTGCACACCGTGGGGCGTTCCGACCAAGGGCCACAAGACCCGCAAGAACCAGCGAACCGACAAGCTGATCGTCAAGCGGCGTGGAAAGGGCAGGTAG
- the rplN gene encoding 50S ribosomal protein L14 translates to MVQQESLLEVADNSGARKVACIRVLGGSRRRYASIGDIIVVSVKDAIPNGRVKKGEVRKAVVVRTAKGVARPDGSYIKFDDNAAVLIDNQREPVGTRIFGPVARELRARRFMKIISLAPEVL, encoded by the coding sequence ATGGTGCAACAGGAATCGCTGCTCGAGGTCGCCGACAACTCCGGCGCGCGCAAGGTGGCCTGCATCCGGGTGCTGGGGGGGTCCCGGCGCCGCTACGCCTCGATCGGTGACATCATCGTCGTGTCGGTGAAGGACGCGATCCCGAACGGGCGGGTGAAGAAGGGCGAGGTACGCAAGGCCGTGGTGGTGCGCACGGCCAAGGGCGTGGCCCGGCCGGACGGGTCGTACATCAAGTTCGACGACAACGCCGCGGTGCTGATCGACAACCAGCGCGAGCCGGTGGGCACGCGCATCTTCGGCCCCGTGGCGCGCGAGCTGCGGGCCCGGCGCTTCATGAAGATCATCTCGCTGGCGCCGGAGGTGCTGTGA
- the rplP gene encoding 50S ribosomal protein L16 yields MLQPKKVKYRKMMKGRIRGTATRGATVAFGDYGLQVLESGKVTARQIEAARIAMTRHVKRGGKIWIRIFPDKPITKKPAETRMGKGKGNVEEWVAVVRRGRVIYEMEGVPREVASEALRLAAHKLSLRTRFVAREETA; encoded by the coding sequence ATGCTCCAGCCGAAGAAGGTCAAGTACCGCAAGATGATGAAGGGCCGGATCCGCGGGACGGCGACGCGGGGTGCCACGGTCGCCTTCGGCGACTACGGGCTCCAGGTGCTCGAGTCCGGCAAGGTCACCGCCCGCCAGATCGAGGCCGCACGCATCGCGATGACCCGGCACGTGAAGCGCGGCGGCAAGATCTGGATCCGCATCTTCCCCGACAAGCCCATCACCAAGAAGCCCGCCGAGACCCGCATGGGCAAGGGCAAGGGCAACGTCGAGGAGTGGGTGGCGGTGGTGCGGCGCGGCCGCGTGATCTACGAGATGGAAGGCGTGCCGCGCGAGGTCGCCTCGGAGGCGCTCCGGCTCGCCGCCCACAAGCTGTCGCTGAGGACGCGCTTCGTCGCGCGGGAGGAGACGGCATGA